The Fusarium verticillioides 7600 chromosome 8, whole genome shotgun sequence genomic interval ATGGATGCGTACTGCCAGGAACGCGGATTCAAGAGTGGTAGCAACCCTTGGAAGTACTACTACGCCGTTGAGTGCCATGGCGCTGCCAACGATCAGATTTGCAACAAGGATTGTCATGATCAAGGCCGTGGCAATGGCCGGATCGACAAAGCTCATCCAAATGGAGCGTGTGCGTGTGACAAGCCTAACCCGCCTTATGATACATGCAAGCAGTCTTGAGGGACAACCTGTAACTAGCTAGTTTCAGCCTGTTCTGTCTTAGGGCTAGCGAGGAGGCTTGCGTTCATAGATTCCATTCTTTGCTCAATTTACAACAATTCTTTTGGTACATTGATCAAGCTTccgaggtggtggtgaccTGAACGCCCAATAAAAGTAGTTAACTTCAACGCTTTAACTTCAACGCTGGAGCATTTTTATCTCTTTCTCTGCCGTAGGTGGCTGAAGCGGTCTTGTACGCTGACTCTTCCGCCCTTATAAAGCGGCTTCCAAGTCTTATGGGTCATGAACCTTGAACTGATCTTGTCACTTGCCCATTAAGTATACGACCTTCCACTGTTCACAGTAGATTTTTATTAATGCGGAAGCTAGGCGCCACCAGGAGGTATCAAAAGCCTAGTCTCAGCGCTGATTACATCAATGTCCTTCTAAGAAAGCAAACCTCGCTACTCTTGACCGACGGCCTCCATTGACCCATACTCTGTACTGCGTTAAGGTTCGGGTTTtagaagaggcttcagcccccaggCCACAAAGGTAGAGGACACCAATTCCATACTCTGTACACAATCATCCTTAGTGAAGGATTGCCCACTCGGCGACCGTAGCGCCCGTACCGTTCCCAGCTTTGACATCAACCGCATCCAAAGCCTGGTTCCCCGCTATCAACAACGTGGCGTATCGAGACAAGGGAACAGGCTCTGGGAGAGTGACGTTGGTAGTGTTCCCTGTGGGCATGACGACTGCATCTAGATTATCCGTCTTTGCGTTGTACGCATCCGAGAGTTTGACTTTCTTTATGGACACAACCATGTCATATCCCGAGTCGTGGCTTGATGTCCCATAGACCTTGGCCGGATCATCAATGGTCTTGTTGTGGAACAGAACTGTGACGTTGACTGGTGGCGCATCGGCCCAATCGAAGTAGAAGCCTTTGACTTTAGAATCAAAATCCTCTTTCGCAAGGGAAACTGTCAGTGAGCTGATCTCAGCGGCCTTGGAGGGCTGCCACTTTGTCGAAGTAGCTCCGTCAACAGCCCCGAGAGGGAACTGTCCTGGCTCGTACGAGTTAGAAGACTTGACTGGTCGGCACTGAGCGAGGTTGCCATGCACTGTGTCGATGCTGCCTATCTGTCGGTTCCTGATAACAACAGGCTCATCGAAGGATAAATGATGAAGTGCAGATTCCCCTTGCTTTCCAGAATAGACCGCaatgctcttgttggcgtACCGAGTATCTGCAACATCAAGAGGCTTGGTCGTCGCATGTCGAGAAATAACAGTATGCGTGTAATTTGACCAAGCAGAGATAGGCCAGCCCCTCCAATAAAACGTTCGATACTTCAGATACGGAATCTGAGGAGGCAAGTTCGGATTTACGTGGAGACCTTGATCAGGAATGAGTCGTAGGCCAAGGTATCCAAAGATAGTCACTTGGTTAGCGCCTCCATGGCCAGTGAGGAAGGGATATGCCGGATGCGTGCCACCATTTGTGGTCGCATTGTCGACCAACTGTTCAGAAAGCTGATAGAACGGGGGTCGTGTATAGGGCTTGTAGGAGTACTGTGCATAGGTGTACGCTGAGCAACCTGATGGTGAGAGCTCGTCGGCTACGATGGAGTAGATAGCTCAGGTCATGGCTGGTCCATCGGGAGACTGCTTGTTCGCGTACTAAGACATTCGGATCAGTATTCTGTCGCTTTACTCATTTCAATGAGCTTACATAGTCGAGGTCATCCAGTCCGTTCTGGTCAGTGTAGTTATCGTTGTAACCCAACGGAAAGCTCATGAGCACCACATCAGCCTGCTTCACGATGGCGCTGCCATTCATGGTCGTAAACTCCAAGGTTATACCGTTTTCTCTGATGAAGAGCACATCAGAGGCTATTTCGTCCTGTGTCTTGTTCTCCGTCATTCCAAATTGTCGGCGGATCTTGTTGGCTTGGATTAAGGTCTCAGAAGCAAGGGCCATAGTGAAACCACCAGCGTCGATATGGTTCGCATACTCGTCCTATGTCACGTCAGTATTCGCAACAAAAGAAATACCAGATTGGACTTACGGGGTCAGTCATGTTCGTGATAGTCCACGATGATCCATTCGGCTTTAACAAATCCGCAAAGAGGTTCGCAACCGAGTCATAGATCGGCAGCAGTgtctccttgaagaagtcggtaTCACCACTCGTAACCCACTGATTCACCAAAGAGATCCCAATATCGCCGTTTAAATGGTACTCATAATCCCAACAAGGACCAGTCGCAGTGCAATTCCCAAACCGGCCGCTAGTCCACGGGTACACAGCTGCCGAGTCAGAgaacttggtcttgttttgaGACCCAGCATATGAAGTCGCGATGTTCTTCTTAGCTTGGTCATACTTAGCAACGCGGTAGTTGGTTATACGCTGAGCAGCTTCGGGGTGTGATGTTGTGAGACCGGGTTGCATGAAGAGGTCTGCGTCCCAGAAGATTAGGCCGGCGTAGGAGTCGGATGTAAGCCCGCCGACAGAGATACTGTCGACGTTGACGGGGGCTCCTGATACTTTTTTTTGTGCATTTTTGCCGACTGTGTTTTGGAGGAGGTAGTATGTGTTTGTGACTGCGATGATAGAAGAGTCGATGATGTACTCATCCTCAGGGAGCGTGTTGTTCTCGGGAGAGGCATAGCTATCCACAGAGTCACTCGGCATGACACTCTCCCATTCCCTTACATGCGACAAAAGAGACTTTTCGTATCCTTCCTCCATCGCTCGGCGTGAAGCCTCCTTCGCAATCTTTCCAGGGTCATCGAAGGCGTCGGAGGAAGCAGCTCCCACGTATTTGGTGATCCGAACGGGGACACCAGTGGAGAACTTGACAGGGATGGCTTGCGCGATAGATGATTCGTTGGTATGCACATACGGCTTTCCATGGACCAATTGGCGCTTGGACAGGTCGAGAGATTTGGAACCATTGACTTGTGCGTAGATGTAGGCGGTCACATTGGGGATTCCAACGGGTCGAACAGCTGAGAATACGGCgccgtcgtcatcctcgcctGACTTGACAAAGTCTGAACGCACAGCCGAGTATCCATCAATTACGTTGACAATTGTCGCTTCGGAGTCGACGGATGGGACGACTGTTAGATCCACGATAGCCTGGTTGACGTGGAGTTTGTGCGCAAAAAGGCGGTACTTGATCTCATACGACCCTTTCCCTTTTGGCTTCCAAGTATACGACCACTCCAAAACACCAGCCTTGAAGTCATAAGTCGAGGTAAAGTTATGAACAGTCCGGTTATCCACCGTCGCATCAAGATAAACATCATCGCCCAAATCAAGAATAAGTCCACTCCAGTGCGGAATACCACTAATCACACTCTCATAGCCATACTGCAAAAGCCACGGAAAATTCGTTCCATTCGTGTTGGGCTGTGCATCGTAAAAGCCAGCGATGGTAGCGAAGGTCTGACGCCTTGAGAAGAGCGGCCAGCCATTGATGACGCCACCTTTttcgtcaaggtcaatctCGAAGAACGGGCCGACGGCAGCGACGTTGATGCCGAGATAGCCGTTTGCTACGGATCCGCGAGATTGGTAGTGGCCTTGGTCGAGATTGGTTGTGCTGAGGAGCCAATTATCGTTGTCCCATGTTACGCCGGGGAATGAGGTCTCGTAAATGTTTTTGCTCGGCTTGGTTGAGTGATTTGATGAGCTATGACGTTGATAGCAGTTTTCAATGCGGTCATGGTCGTGAGTGCTGGTTGCCAGCGTTACTGAGGAGAGAAGTGACCAAATGGCATAATTAAGATACTACATCAGAAGAATCAGCATTCGAGTGATGGAAAGGTTTAGAAAAGAGTTATCTTGAGAATTTTGAGCCTGATGAGTGTAAGAGTTTGTGCTGACATACTGAAGAAAGCATGGTGTCATTTACACCATTTGGTGGTTTACACTCAGTACCGGCAGACTTTACTAGATTTCTCTCACAGATGCACGGTACTATGAATAAACAATCTGTAAAAGAAGTCTTAAAGAATGAAAACAAGAGTTCAATGTTGTATTTGACATGGCGATCAAAACGAGCAAGAGATCGAAGACCGGGAATCAGACGATGCCAAAATCTTGGTTAACCCCGCAAATTAGCTCTGAGTTCGTGGAATTGCTAACGGAATTTGTTCAAGACTGCCAAGTCGGCCCGAGCTTGGCGCTCATCATTTCCTGGTTGAGCTAAATTATGTCATTATTCAGTGGTTGATTGGTGATCCGGAGTAAGCGGCATTCATTCGATGCGGGGAGTGACGATGGCGGGGGAACGTTCTGGTGCATCAACGCTTGACAATCTGATGTTAATTCCTGGAGATTCTTTTCTAAGTATCGCTAGAGATAAAGAATAACCCAAAATGGCATGATAGTAATGAAACGTCTTTGTCATTTCTTCATTTATGTGCTCATTTCTTACTGTGTTTGCTTCGTTGCGCTCAGTGTGGCTCATAAAGAACAACCAGTGCAAAAAGTACGGCGCCGTAAAAGATTGATCGAAACCTTCACAAAACCAGTATCGTATGTACTGCAATGAAGTTTGAGGCGTGAAAGCCCAATCGCCAATGTCCCCGGTGCATCAGAGCCTTTTATTGCTAAGTAAATAACAACTGATTTATTGAGCTGCCTGTGCCGTTGAGTGATCTACCCTACACAGTTGGGTCCTTGAGATTCTAACCAATCACAGCCGAGCCTTCGTATAATCCTTGAGGAAGGATCCATCGACACAGCCCGTAGATCTAAAGGTAAAGCCACTAGACAACAAGTATGAATATCTAATAACCTCTCATAAGGAAGAGACTAGAAACTGATACGATGAAGATTCCAGGCAGAAATAACGCCTTACGATCCCCTGAAAGGAACGAAGTCTTTACGACATCATAGAATTATTTAAACAACACCTTGATAAACTTTGTTGTTAGAAAACGTCTGATGTGAAGATTTGATTCAAGATGGTGAGTGCGGATCCCCGTGTCAGATGTATTTTATAATCCCGCGGGCAGCCGAGGGCGGATAATGGGTATTCGCGGAAGACGATCATCGTTCAGGCaggagctgaaggatgatCCTGGTCAGCCAAATCAGCCCTGAATGAAATCCTTCACTCGCAGGGCGCGGAAGCCGGCAAGAAATGACCAGAACGGGAAGTTGCCGAAATCCCTTCTGCGCACTGCCACAATCCGTCTTGAAGCCACAAAATGTCTGTGCCGCCACGGGGTCTAGAATCTGTCTGGAACAAGTTAACCCGTCTTACCCGTTAGCCCGTCCAATGCGACATTTTCGCTTGGCTCAGCACAGCCCTACAAATTACACAATCTCAACAGTAAGAGCAGAATCCTCCAGGCGTCATGATCTGTTTCAACGCACCCTTTCCAGAAACACAGGCATTTGTTGTGTACAGTTGATGAGACATCAGAGAAATGAGACATCCCTCGACGTCAGCCCAACCAAACTAATCCGGCTGTCGGCAAGGCCTTCAAACTCAATCTCGCACGACGACACACGGCACAACTTGCCGTTTGTTAGgccccatctcatcaagtcaGGGGAAACCTGCCACTTAGCCGGACCCAGACCCCTAAAACCCACTTCGCTGGCATTGACTCTAGCCTGGTCCGTACTAGACCTGAAAATCCAATACGAGCGAAAATACGACCCGACAAACCAAAATGCATCGTCGAGCCCATAATGCGGCGCGGTCTAATGTAAGCGCTACTCCGAATTAACGGTCCAGATTGCTCGCGTGCTTTACAGTAATGCATCGCCCGAACCGTGTCCGGTCAAGTAATGAGGCTAGGCACTACAGAGTATGGGGTGACGTTAATGAAAGGGGAAGGGAGGCCCTTATTTAAGAGAAACGGTCTTGGCTCCCTGTTTCTGgtttctcttcccttttctcGCTTTTTAGTCAGCGCGTTGTCCAAAATGGCACCCTTCAGGAGGATATGCTTGCTATACGCCTCAAAATTAGCTAACCAGCGCCTTGCTTTCACGCTGACCCTATTGGCAGTATGTGCTGCCAAGGGAGTGCATCTTCATAATCACAGGGCTTCAGTGACGCCCAAGCGcatgcttctcttcttcttctccttctttaCTCAAGATGTCCTCCTACTTCTTCTAATCAGACTTCTCCTGAGCCATTGGGTGCCTGGTGCACCCAAGCCACGGAAGATCGTCAATACACTTGCATACTCCTTGATGACATACAACACTATCATTTGCACTGTCTCAGTTTCCTTTTATCTAGTATCGGGGTCTGAAATCCACTGGCGCAACATCGGTTTTATGGCCGATCCCACGGCGCAAGCGATTATTCTATCGGGTCTCACAGCTTTCATTGGTGTCTTTTGTGTCTTCGCTTGCTTAGCCGCACTGCTTCAGTTCCCTTGCTACACCCTTTTTGGCTGGGGTGGAGACCTCGTCAATTGGCCCCTTAGCTTCATCTGTCGCAAGTTGGGTCAACGGTTTAGCTACGATGCGTTATGGGAACGAGAAGATCTCTCATGGCTCGACATTGAGAGCAGCGCATATCACGACAAGGAACTGAAGCGAAAGCTCAGCTCGCCGTCGGTCTCACTGTTGAGTTCACCACGAAGCTCAAGAGGAGGTTCACCAGTACGAAGATCTCGACTCGGCCGTTTTCTACGCATACTTCCTTACCCGATTGTTACCCTTCTATTGACGGCACTTTTTATCCTGACTTTTATTCGACCCAAGGACCCTTCTCTGATCTTCCTCTCTTGGACAACTGGACTTTTACCATTCGTCGACTTTGCCTCGTCGCCATTCCTCGACAATCTACCATCGGTTTTCGGAAAGGGAGTACAGCGAACCTGGGACGATCGAACCGCGCTTGTACAACCTACCCCTTTCAGCTGGCTGCCGATGGACATACCAGCCCTGGACGGTTTCAAAGATTGGTATCTGGATCAACCGCACTACAGCGCCAAGTCGGACCCTATGAGAGTGTCAAATCTAGACGAGCCATTGCGGGATTCCCTGAAAGGAAAATTAGAAAAGCTCAACATTCGACATGTAGTTCTATTCTTCCTGGAAAGTACCCGACACGATGTATTTCCTATCAAAAAAGATGGACTAGTCTGGAATCGCTTTGCTGAGACCTTTCCGCATGGTCTGCCACTAGAAGTtcaggagaagcttgccaacttaacaccaacagcaaactACATTACAGGCGATTATTCAGACGGTTTCGAACACGCCAGTAAACCGGTACGAGGAGGGATTCGCTTCACCAACGCACATACATCAGGAACGTACACCCTCAAAAGCCTAACAGGTTCAATCTGCGGTTTATCGCCCCTAGCAGCAGATTTCAACCTCGATTACAGCCATCATATCTACCAGCCTTGCCTGCCGCATATATTCAACGCACTCAACAaagcagaggagaaggaagccCGTACTAAGGAAGCTAGTCAGAAGGACAAGTGGAAGTCTTACTTTTTCCAAGCTGCGAAACTCAATTACGATAGTCATGGTGCTTTGATGTCTGCGATGGGATTCCCGGATGAGGGGGTAATTGGCCAGGAATATCTTCGCAGTGCTAACGCGAGGCATGGAGCGGTCACGTTGGAGAACATTAATGACTTTGCTTTTGAGGAAGATCCGCTGGAGGACTATATCACCGATGTCTTCGAAAACGCCAACAAAGAGAACAACCGCGTATTTTTGAGCCATATTACATCGACCAGCCATCATCGGTTTCACATGcccaagaaagaaaagtaTACACCTCTAGCCAACGGTGGCCATCTCGATATGATGTCAAGATATATCAACACAATTGGTTACGAAGACAGGTGGATTCGCAAGGTGCTCGATATCTTGGACAAGCAAGGAGTTGCCAACGAAACCCTGGTCATCTTTCAAGGCGACCACGGTGTATCCCTCCCAGAGAACGATATCGCCTCGCCATACTATAACCCTAATGTAGGTGTTGAGCATGTCCCTCTCGTCCTCTCCCACCCGCAACTCCCAGCCTTCGACGTGGATGAAGGCGTTCACGCAACTCAAATCCTCCCCACAATTCTagacatcctcctcgaaacAGGCTCCCTCAGCAAAACAAGCCGACAAGCAGCCCAGGACCTAATACGGAATTACGAAGGACAATCGCTCCTTCGACCTTTAGCTACGGGCAATGGACAATGGCAGttcaccatcaccaatcCTGGGCGCGCTATGCTTAGCATCCGAGATGGCCGGTATCCAGAGCGTCATCTTGTTGTGCCGATAATAGAACACGTGGCGTGGAAACTGGCGGACTTGACGAAGGATCCTTATGAACATAACCCTGTACAGGCGTTGGATTTTAAATCGTTCTTGGAGGAGGTGGAACAGAGGTTTGGGAGGGATGTTGCGGAGTGGGCTGAAGAAGGTGCTTTTATGACGAGATGGTTTGTCAAGGAAAACAGCAAGCGTTGGCGTTTTGATCTTTAAGATATTTGTATAATACTGTCCAGAGCGAATAGATAAAAAATACATAGAAGGAAATATGTCCCACGGTAGACGGTCTCTTGTCCAAGCAGCGATTGACGTACAAATGTGGCAGAGACTTCGTATGACGCGATGCCTAAGCCATGTTACCCAAGGCATCTGGAACCGCATTCAAAGCTTGTTCCCGGTAATAAATCTTGCAACGAAAAGCATTCTTGACTGGCATCACTTCATGATTCGTTATCAGTCGACGGACCGGGCCGGGCCTAGCATACTCGGAACAGGGACTTGGACAAAAGCGTCAATTGCATGTAACTCAATCTCGGTCGCTTATGCATAGTCAATCCAGCGAAATGTGCAGATACTAGCAGACACGTAAGTACCTATCTATAGGAACACCGCCATAAAAAATAAAGGTTTATCCAGGCTTTTTTTAACTGCTTCAACGCCTGTACACAGCCGAGTTGACTATTATCTATCATGTGAGGCGTGTGATGTAAGCACCGGCGTTTCTCAACAtttgttctcatccttgtttTCGCGCAGATCACGAGAACCCCAATTGTCAGGCCAAATCTGACTGGTAACGCGCCACCTTTGCAATAATTGGCTGCAAATCGCTATTCTGCAAGGATCATGAGACTGTTGCCTGCAAAAGTgcacaaccaacagacaGAGCTGAAAATTACCCCGCTCCGTCATTTTCAACCCGATTTCTCTCTTGCAACACAACAGACAGACTTCGACACATGAGCAAAGGACCTAGCAGCTATCAGCACTCTTTTCCTCCTATTATACTGGCTCTGTTGCCTCCTTGAGGCATCAGAGATCACCTTGGCTGACTGAGAGCCGATCGCCGGACCCTCCCTGTCCAGACGGCGGCAAAGAGCGTCAATCTGCGCATCTCAATCCTGAAGAGCCGACTGGGTAGTGTAGCCTAGTCAGCGGTGTTCCAAAATGAACTCTGCGGACGGTGACCGGGCCTTAGTCAACACCTCCGGTAGCTATGCGAGCTCTGCGAACTCTGCAAACTCCCAACCCCCTCGCCCTACTGACCGCCGTGGCTTCGAGATAGCTATAATTTGTGCATTGGCGCTCGAGGCAGATGCTATCGAGGCCTTGTTCGATCATCACTGGGAAGACGACGGTCTACCTTTCAATAAAGAGCGAGGCGACCCGAATGCATACTCAACAGGAGTAATTGGTCGCTTTAATGTAGTCCTCGCATACATGCCAGGAATGGGCAAAGTCAATGCCGCTACTGTTGCTGCCAACTGCGGAAAAAGCTttccaagcatcaagcttgcTCTAGTGGTCGGCATCTGTGGTGTCGTTCCGTTCAGCCCTACCAAGGACGAGATCATCCTGggcgatatcatcatcagcaacggAGTCATCCAGTATGACTTTGGGCGACAGTTTCCCGAGCGCCTGGTCCGTAAAGATACGTTGCTAGACGTCCCAGGCAGACCTAACCTAGAGATTCGCGCAGTCCTAGCAAAGCTGAACGGACTCCGACACCGCCGCCAGTTGAGTGCTAAGATTGAGAGCTTTCTGGATGTTCTCCGTCAGGATCCGGAGCTTCATGCTGAATATCCTGGATCTACGGAAGATAAGCTCTTTGAGGCTACCTACCGTCATGCGGATGATCGGAGGTCATGTGAGCAGGCTAGATGCACAGGCGCCCTAGTCAAGAGAAACCGCCTATCGACTACAGATGTGCCGCCAAAGCCTGCTGTGCACTTTGgtttgatggcttctgcagATACAGTTATGAAGTCAGGCGAAGATCGTGACCGCATAGCCTCAACAGAAGACGTTATTGCCTTTGAGATGGAAGGCGCTGGCGTTTGGGATAGCTTCCCATGTATTATTATCAAGGGCGGTTGTGATTATGCTGATAGTCACAAAAACAAGGTCTGGCAACGGTATGCAGCAGCCACAGCTGCAGCTTGCGCGAAGGCTTTTCTGGGCTTTTGGACCCCGTCAATTACTCAAGGTTCGTAGCAGTTAGCGTttgatggaatggaattAATTGTGTTTCAAGATGTCGCGTATCTGACTGCAAACCTCAAGAGACGCTGCTCATTAGCAGATCGAGAATATATTGAGCAGAGAAAAAGGCTCGCCGAAGAGCCCACGACAGAATCTAAGAGTCACTACCTACCGCTGCcgaggaacaagaacttTACAGGTCGCGAGGGAACAATCGCTGAGCTTCAAAAACTTCTCTTCACTGACCCCAATGGCCAGCGAGTCGCTTTGGTCGGTTTGGGCGGCGTTGGTAAGACACAaattgctcttcagcttgcaCATCttgtgaagaaagaagaacaggCAGACCGTAGCTACTCTGTCATATGGATGCCGGCGTTGAGCATGGCGAGTTTCGAACAAGTCtgcaccaagatgatcagcGAGTTTGGCATCGAGCAGACAAATGACGAGAACGCCAAGGAAACATTTAGGAAGTTTCTAAGGTCAGAAAAAGCCGGCAATTGGTTTCTTATCATCGATAATGCAGATAACATCGAGACTCTGTACGGAACAGCTGAGGCCCCGGGAGGCATTGTCGAATTCATACCAGACTGCGAGCACGGTTACATTCTGTACACAACCCGATCTCGTGAGGTTGCTGTTAGCGTGGCGCAGAACAATGTCGTTAAGCTGTCAGGAatggacgatgaggatgcgAAGGCCCTCTTAAAGAGTTCATTAATTGAAAAGGACCAGATGAAGGACACTATTCTTATCGACAAGCTCCTACAAAAGCTTGCCTATCTACCTCTTGCTATCACCCAAGCTTCAGCATACATGAAAGTTAATGAGATCTCAGTCAACGAGTatctccacctcctccaaaATACCAACCAGGATATGGTGGAACTGCTGAGTTGTGAGTTCCGTGATAGAACTCACTACGACTCTTCCCAAGGCGCTGTCGCTACCACCTGGATTGTTTCCTTCAAGCAAATCCGTGCTTTACACGAAGACGCTGCGACAATTCTCTCTGTCACGGCCTATCTTGAACCGAAAGCCATACCTCGTGCCTTGTTACCGCCTCTGGGTTCTGAACAAAGAATGACTCGTGCTATTGGTACGCTCTGCGGATATAGCTTCTTGAGTAAACGAGAAGATGGGGAGACGTTCGACATGCATAGCCTCGTTCACCTTGCCATCAAAAGatggaatgaagaagagggacTTGAGGCAGGAACACGACAGATGACATTCGCACATATTGCTGAGACTTTCCCATACGACGACTGGGAGGACCGTGAGTTATGGCGGCAGTATATGCCACATGCACTGAGACTCCTAACAAGCGCGGATGGTGCCAATATTTCCCACAGAGGTCGACTTGGAGATAAGGTTGGCCGATGCTTGCTCATTGACggacagacaagacaggcAGTGCATATCCTTGAGTCTGTGGTTGAGCTCGACAGGACAACCTTGGTAGAAAATGACATTGATCGATTGACAAGGGAGCATCAGCTTGCAATAGCGTATTATGACAACGGGCAAACAAAACAGGCAATTGAGCTGCTCGAGCATGTGGTTGCAATGAGACCAGACTTAGCAGAGAATGACCCTGCCCGGCTGGCATCACAACACGCGCTTGCATTAGCATACGGGACTGACGGAAGAGTAAAGGAAGCAATCGAACTGCTTGAGCATGTGGTTGCAATAAGACCAGATCTAT includes:
- a CDS encoding acid trehalase (At least one base has a quality score < 10), translated to MLSSYLNYAIWSLLSSVTLATSTHDHDRIENCYQRHSSSNHSTKPSKNIYETSFPGVTWDNDNWLLSTTNLDQGHYQSRGSVANGYLGINVAAVGPFFEIDLDEKGGVINGWPLFSRRQTFATIAGFYDAQPNTNGTNFPWLLQYGYESVISGIPHWSGLILDLGDDVYLDATVDNRTVHNFTSTYDFKAGVLEWSYTWKPKGKGSYEIKYRLFAHKLHVNQAIVDLTVVPSVDSEATIVNVIDGYSAVRSDFVKSGEDDDGAVFSAVRPVGIPNVTAYIYAQVNGSKSLDLSKRQLVHGKPYVHTNESSIAQAIPVKFSTGVPVRITKYVGAASSDAFDDPGKIAKEASRRAMEEGYEKSLLSHVREWESVMPSDSVDSYASPENNTLPEDEYIIDSSIIAVTNTYYLLQNTVGKNAQKKVSGAPVNVDSISVGGLTSDSYAGLIFWDADLFMQPGLTTSHPEAAQRITNYRVAKYDQAKKNIATSYAGSQNKTKFSDSAAVYPWTSGRFGNCTATGPCWDYEYHLNGDIGISLVNQWVTSGDTDFFKETLLPIYDSVANLFADLLKPNGSSWTITNMTDPDEYANHIDAGGFTMALASETLIQANKIRRQFGMTENKTQDEIASDVLFIRENGITLEFTTMNGSAIVKQADVVLMSFPLGYNDNYTDQNGLDDLDYYSYKPYTRPPFYQLSEQLVDNATTNGGTHPAYPFLTGHGGANQVTIFGYLGLRLIPDQGLHVNPNLPPQIPYLKYRTFYWRGWPISAWSNYTHTVISRHATTKPLDVADTRYANKSIAVYSGKQGESALHHLSFDEPVVIRNRQIGSIDTVHGNLAQCRPVKSSNSYEPGQFPLGAVDGATSTKWQPSKAAEISSLTVSLAKEDFDSKVKGFYFDWADAPPVNVTVLFHNKTIDDPAKVYGTSSHDSGYDMVVSIKKVKLSDAYNAKTDNLDAVVMPTGNTTNVTLPEPVPLSRYATLLIAGNQALDAVDVKAGNGTGATVAEWAILH